In the genome of Solidesulfovibrio sp., one region contains:
- a CDS encoding glycoside hydrolase family 18 protein produces MTGRLARIALAAFLALPLLAAPARPAPAAAYSKRIIGYFVQWAVYARGYEPADIPADKLTHVNYAFLAVNAATGQLYSIDTYADFQKVFPAKNGLPAQTWDQSAANAAGNFGRLRDVKALHPDLKVLLSVGGWTLSSPFPAVAAYLEAGVPAAKLAMGIPFYGRSWETVPATDHGLFQSGLAGPSQGTDGNWENGVFDYWKVVELAATSGYTAYTDPLSQVPFLYGPNLSSWRTAGGLFVTYESPASLAGKLALIQDRGLGGVMFWELSGDVRDVADSASLLGLMAKAFASGSTSGGARPWQWLLLAPGS; encoded by the coding sequence ATGACCGGACGCCTCGCCCGCATCGCCCTCGCCGCCTTCCTCGCCCTGCCCCTCCTCGCCGCCCCGGCCAGGCCCGCCCCGGCCGCGGCCTATTCCAAGCGCATCATCGGCTATTTCGTGCAATGGGCCGTCTATGCCCGGGGCTACGAACCGGCCGACATCCCGGCCGACAAGCTCACCCACGTCAATTACGCCTTCCTGGCCGTCAACGCCGCCACCGGCCAGCTGTATTCCATCGACACCTACGCCGACTTCCAGAAGGTCTTCCCGGCCAAAAACGGCCTGCCGGCCCAGACCTGGGACCAGTCCGCCGCCAACGCGGCCGGCAACTTCGGCCGGCTGCGCGACGTAAAGGCCCTCCACCCGGACCTCAAGGTCCTGCTGTCCGTGGGCGGCTGGACGCTCTCCAGCCCCTTCCCCGCCGTGGCCGCCTACCTGGAGGCCGGCGTGCCGGCGGCCAAGCTCGCCATGGGCATCCCCTTCTACGGCCGGTCCTGGGAAACCGTCCCGGCCACGGACCATGGCCTCTTCCAGTCCGGCCTGGCCGGGCCGAGCCAGGGCACGGACGGCAACTGGGAAAACGGCGTGTTCGACTATTGGAAGGTGGTGGAACTGGCCGCGACCAGCGGCTACACGGCCTACACCGACCCGCTTTCCCAGGTCCCCTTCCTCTACGGGCCCAACCTCTCCTCCTGGCGCACCGCGGGCGGGCTTTTCGTCACCTACGAAAGCCCGGCGTCCCTGGCCGGGAAGCTGGCCCTGATCCAAGACCGCGGCCTTGGCGGGGTGATGTTCTGGGAGCTGTCCGGGGATGTCCGCGATGTTGCCGACTCGGCCAGCCTGCTTGGGCTGATGGCCAAGGCCTTTGCCTCCGGTTCCACGTCCGGTGGGGCGCGGCCCTGGCAATGGCTGCTGCTTGCGCCCGGGTCCTGA
- a CDS encoding vitamin B12-dependent ribonucleotide reductase: protein MTSLPMPADLPEAIVNANAQVVLAKRYLQKGPDGAPLEDARGLFWRVAAAIAAKEAKYGASPFAPEDLARKFYDLMVGLRFLPNSPTLMNAGAPLGQLAACFVLPVGDSMEEIFDAVKFAALIHKSGGGTGFSFSRLRPKKSRVGSTGGVASGPVSFMRIFNTATEQVKQGGTRRGANMGILRVDHPDILEFITCKERENELQNFNISVALTERFMQAVEKGEDYDLVDPRDGKAVGRQSAAEVFALLVRKAWESGDPGIVFIDRINRDNPTPALGAIESTNPCGEQPLLPYEACNLGSVNLSVFYDPNAPDGIDWPGLTETVHLAVRFLDNVIDASIYPLDQITEMVRTNRKIGLGLMGFADLLYLLGVPYDSTEALTLAEKIMATIQAEARSASKTLAAERGPFPAYADSVYGKRNLGPYRNATTTTIAPTGTLSIIAGCSSGIEPLFALAFSRNVMDGEKLVEANPHFVAAMKAAGAYSDSLMEEVTRKGTIAHIGMLPDDLRQVFVTAMDIEPVWHLKMQAAFQKFTDNAVSKTVNLPNAATKEDIREIYWLAYELGCKGVTVYRDGCKAGQVLCTGDGAPADPAKPQSKVRMRPDIVFGFTQKVKTGLGELYLTVNEIDGKPFEVFATIGKSGRSVTAKAEAIGRLVSLALRSGVEVADIVGQLKGIGGENPVFQKKGLLLSIPDAVSWVLENRYLQGRKILDDTGNLGHPQCPDCGGELTFEEGCHVCKGCGYTKCG, encoded by the coding sequence ATGACCAGCCTGCCCATGCCCGCCGATCTGCCCGAAGCCATTGTCAACGCCAACGCCCAGGTGGTCCTGGCCAAGCGCTACCTGCAAAAAGGCCCGGACGGCGCGCCGCTCGAGGACGCGCGCGGCCTTTTCTGGCGCGTGGCCGCGGCCATCGCCGCCAAGGAGGCCAAGTACGGCGCCTCGCCCTTCGCGCCCGAGGACCTCGCCCGCAAATTCTACGACCTCATGGTCGGCCTGCGCTTTCTGCCCAATTCGCCCACGCTCATGAACGCCGGCGCGCCGCTGGGGCAGCTGGCCGCCTGTTTCGTGCTGCCGGTCGGCGATTCCATGGAGGAGATTTTCGACGCCGTGAAGTTCGCGGCGCTCATCCACAAGTCCGGCGGCGGCACGGGCTTTTCCTTTTCGCGGCTGCGGCCGAAAAAAAGCCGGGTCGGCTCCACCGGCGGCGTGGCCTCCGGGCCGGTGTCGTTCATGCGCATCTTCAACACCGCCACCGAACAGGTCAAACAGGGCGGCACCCGGCGCGGGGCCAACATGGGCATCCTGCGGGTGGACCACCCCGACATCCTGGAATTCATCACCTGCAAGGAACGCGAAAACGAGCTGCAAAACTTCAACATCTCGGTGGCGCTGACCGAACGCTTCATGCAGGCCGTGGAAAAGGGCGAGGACTACGACCTCGTCGACCCCCGCGACGGCAAAGCCGTGGGCCGGCAGAGCGCGGCCGAGGTCTTTGCCCTGCTCGTCAGGAAAGCCTGGGAGTCCGGCGACCCGGGCATCGTGTTCATCGACCGCATCAACCGCGACAACCCCACGCCGGCGCTGGGGGCCATCGAGTCGACAAATCCCTGCGGCGAACAGCCGCTTCTACCCTACGAGGCCTGCAACCTGGGCTCGGTCAACCTGTCGGTCTTTTACGACCCCAACGCCCCGGACGGCATCGACTGGCCGGGCCTGACCGAGACCGTGCACCTGGCCGTGCGCTTTCTCGACAACGTCATCGACGCCTCCATCTATCCCCTGGACCAGATTACGGAAATGGTGCGCACCAACCGCAAGATCGGCCTGGGGCTCATGGGATTCGCCGACCTGCTCTACCTCCTCGGCGTGCCCTACGACAGCACCGAGGCCCTGACGCTGGCCGAAAAGATCATGGCCACCATCCAGGCCGAGGCCCGCAGCGCCTCCAAGACCCTGGCCGCCGAACGCGGCCCCTTCCCGGCCTACGCCGATTCGGTTTACGGCAAACGCAACCTCGGCCCCTACCGCAACGCCACCACCACCACCATCGCCCCCACCGGCACCCTGTCCATCATCGCCGGCTGCTCCTCGGGCATCGAGCCGCTTTTCGCCCTGGCCTTCTCCCGCAACGTCATGGACGGCGAAAAGCTCGTCGAGGCCAACCCCCATTTCGTGGCCGCCATGAAGGCCGCCGGAGCCTACTCCGACAGCCTCATGGAGGAGGTCACGCGCAAGGGGACCATCGCCCACATCGGCATGTTGCCCGACGACCTGCGCCAGGTCTTCGTCACGGCCATGGACATCGAGCCGGTCTGGCACCTGAAAATGCAGGCCGCCTTCCAGAAATTCACGGACAACGCCGTGTCCAAGACCGTCAACCTCCCCAATGCCGCCACCAAGGAGGACATCCGGGAGATCTACTGGCTGGCCTACGAACTGGGCTGCAAGGGCGTGACCGTCTACCGCGACGGCTGCAAGGCGGGGCAAGTGCTGTGCACGGGCGACGGCGCCCCGGCCGACCCGGCCAAGCCCCAGAGCAAGGTCCGCATGCGCCCGGACATCGTCTTCGGCTTCACCCAGAAGGTCAAAACCGGGCTTGGCGAGCTCTACCTCACGGTCAACGAGATCGACGGCAAGCCCTTCGAGGTTTTCGCCACCATCGGCAAGTCCGGCCGCTCGGTCACGGCCAAGGCCGAGGCCATCGGCCGGCTGGTCTCCCTGGCCCTGCGCTCGGGGGTCGAAGTGGCCGACATCGTGGGCCAGCTCAAGGGCATCGGCGGCGAAAACCCGGTCTTCCAGAAAAAGGGCCTGCTGCTCTCCATCCCCGACGCCGTGTCCTGGGTGCTGGAAAACCGCTACCTGCAAGGCCGGAAGATCCTCGACGACACCGGCAACCTGGGCCACCCCCAATGCCCGGACTGCGGCGGCGAGCTGACCTTCGAGGAAGGCTGCCACGTCTGCAAGGGCTGCGGCTACACCAAGTGCGGCTAG
- a CDS encoding molybdopterin-dependent oxidoreductase yields METPRIVRTSCRGCHGVCQVLVHCDAAGRPVKVTGDPDSPTSRGYICPKGAAAIETAGHPDRLLYPLRRTGPRGSGKYERIGWEEALSHMAAVFSAVRRESGPHHIALCQGTGRPYTEFTARFIHALGSPHFVSPGHNCFLPRVISSAITMGFLPVADIYGQGGASARGVLVFGCNTPDTGAADGMCGAMVRRALDAAETVIVADPRRTRTAKAANLHLQLRPGSECALILAMLHVILGEGLHDAAFVRDWCAGFEELAAHVVPFSPEWAAPVTRVPAAAIRRAARTFARAKPACVLWGNGIDTSVNAFQTGRALLLLVAVTGNLDVPGGMVQWVAPQGLRTKSPLEDHDVLGEQFLSAEQKARMIGAGRFPFAPGCHQPSFWEACRSGAPYRPRAVWLVGTNPMLTATRGDIVEEALRDHIEFTVVSDFFMTPAAELADLVLPAAHWLEQDDVVNFHKLWCVLARRKVMQAGEARDDRAVMLDLAHRLGLEAAFPWPDWQAYLAWLLEPSGLTFEAFAAKGIVLGEMRYRKYEERGFRTPSGRVELVSSIMARAGRPPLPVYVEPPLSPVSSPETAADFPLILMTGCKTRPYFHSEGHQIPSLARLRPKPRVAVHPGTLAGLGLADGDPVTVVTPNGRARFFAAADDGLAPDVVSADHAWWDPGAPGPEHGWKESCANLLFGHDHFDPDCGAEPLKCGLCRLEAA; encoded by the coding sequence ATGGAAACGCCCCGCATTGTCCGTACCTCCTGCCGCGGCTGCCACGGCGTGTGCCAGGTGCTCGTGCACTGCGACGCCGCCGGCCGGCCCGTGAAGGTCACGGGCGATCCCGACAGCCCCACGAGCCGGGGCTACATCTGCCCCAAGGGCGCGGCCGCCATCGAGACGGCCGGCCATCCCGACCGGCTGCTTTATCCCCTGCGTCGGACCGGGCCGCGCGGCAGCGGGAAATACGAGCGGATAGGCTGGGAGGAGGCGCTTTCCCACATGGCCGCCGTCTTTAGCGCCGTGCGCCGGGAGTCGGGGCCGCACCACATCGCCCTGTGCCAGGGCACGGGCCGGCCCTACACCGAATTCACCGCCCGCTTCATCCACGCCCTGGGCTCGCCCCATTTCGTCTCGCCCGGTCACAACTGCTTCCTGCCGCGGGTGATATCCTCCGCCATCACCATGGGCTTTTTGCCCGTGGCCGACATCTACGGCCAGGGCGGGGCGTCTGCGCGAGGCGTGCTGGTTTTCGGCTGCAACACGCCCGATACCGGCGCCGCCGACGGCATGTGCGGGGCCATGGTCCGGCGGGCCCTCGACGCGGCCGAAACGGTCATCGTGGCCGACCCCAGGCGTACCCGCACGGCCAAGGCCGCGAACCTGCACCTGCAACTGCGCCCCGGTTCGGAATGTGCCCTGATCCTGGCCATGCTGCACGTCATCCTCGGCGAGGGGCTCCACGATGCCGCGTTCGTGCGGGACTGGTGCGCCGGCTTCGAGGAGCTGGCCGCCCATGTGGTTCCCTTCTCGCCGGAGTGGGCCGCGCCCGTCACGCGCGTCCCGGCCGCGGCCATCCGCCGGGCCGCCCGGACGTTCGCCCGGGCGAAACCGGCCTGCGTCCTGTGGGGCAACGGCATCGACACCAGCGTCAACGCCTTCCAGACGGGCCGGGCGCTGCTGCTGCTGGTCGCCGTTACCGGCAACCTCGACGTGCCGGGCGGCATGGTGCAATGGGTCGCGCCCCAAGGGCTGCGGACCAAGTCGCCCCTGGAGGACCACGACGTCCTGGGCGAGCAGTTCCTGTCGGCCGAGCAGAAAGCGCGCATGATCGGCGCCGGGCGCTTCCCCTTCGCGCCGGGCTGCCATCAGCCGAGCTTCTGGGAGGCCTGCCGTTCGGGCGCGCCCTACCGGCCGCGGGCCGTGTGGCTGGTCGGCACCAATCCCATGCTCACGGCCACCCGGGGCGACATCGTGGAGGAGGCGCTACGCGACCATATCGAATTCACGGTGGTTTCGGATTTCTTCATGACCCCGGCGGCCGAGCTGGCCGACCTGGTCCTGCCGGCGGCGCATTGGCTGGAACAGGACGACGTGGTCAATTTCCACAAGCTGTGGTGCGTGCTGGCCCGGCGCAAGGTCATGCAGGCCGGCGAGGCCCGCGACGACCGGGCGGTCATGCTGGATCTGGCCCACCGGCTGGGCCTGGAGGCGGCCTTTCCCTGGCCCGACTGGCAGGCCTACCTCGCCTGGCTGCTCGAACCCTCGGGCCTGACGTTTGAGGCCTTCGCGGCCAAGGGCATCGTGCTCGGCGAGATGCGCTACCGCAAGTACGAGGAGCGCGGCTTCCGCACGCCGAGCGGCCGGGTGGAGCTGGTCAGTTCGATCATGGCCCGGGCCGGCCGGCCACCGCTGCCGGTCTACGTCGAGCCGCCCCTTTCGCCCGTTTCGAGCCCGGAAACGGCCGCCGATTTTCCGCTCATCCTCATGACCGGCTGCAAGACCCGGCCCTATTTCCACTCCGAGGGGCATCAAATCCCCTCCCTGGCCCGGCTGCGGCCAAAGCCCCGGGTGGCCGTGCATCCCGGTACCCTGGCCGGGCTCGGTCTCGCCGACGGCGATCCGGTCACCGTGGTCACGCCCAACGGCCGGGCGCGCTTTTTCGCCGCCGCCGACGACGGCCTGGCCCCGGACGTGGTTTCGGCCGACCATGCCTGGTGGGATCCCGGCGCGCCCGGGCCGGAGCACGGCTGGAAGGAAAGCTGCGCCAATCTGCTGTTCGGCCACGACCATTTCGACCCGGACTGCGGGGCCGAGCCCCTCAAGTGCGGCCTGTGCCGCCTGGAGGCCGCATGA
- a CDS encoding MarR family transcriptional regulator has protein sequence MRLQQIMPLFYDRHQSLGHLAGLAHRLLSRLLGRRFREAGLDLTAEQWGAILVLADGDSMTQQQLGARLFLEKSSVSRLVDGLERRGWIVREPDPDDGRHKLVALTSQAEAMLEPAAAIARGVLDEAQRGMPQAQRLACRELLGHIIGNLSG, from the coding sequence TTGCGCCTACAACAAATCATGCCGCTTTTCTACGACCGCCACCAATCCCTGGGGCATCTGGCCGGGCTGGCCCACAGGCTGCTGAGCAGACTGCTCGGCAGGCGCTTCCGGGAAGCGGGCCTGGACCTGACCGCCGAGCAGTGGGGGGCGATTCTGGTGCTGGCCGACGGCGATTCCATGACCCAGCAACAGCTCGGGGCCCGGCTTTTCCTGGAAAAATCCAGCGTCAGCCGGCTGGTGGACGGACTCGAACGGCGGGGCTGGATCGTGCGCGAGCCGGACCCGGACGACGGCCGGCACAAGCTGGTCGCCCTCACGTCCCAGGCCGAGGCCATGCTGGAGCCCGCGGCGGCCATCGCCCGGGGCGTGCTGGACGAGGCCCAGCGCGGCATGCCGCAAGCGCAACGCCTGGCCTGCCGGGAGCTGCTGGGGCATATCATCGGCAACCTGAGCGGCTGA
- a CDS encoding 4Fe-4S domain-containing protein — translation MDTATPLHGYSVNLVCCNGCGACASLVPELFAMDEAAEKPVLLLDEAPAAAIEEAMAFCPHDCIEMD, via the coding sequence ATGGATACGGCCACGCCCCTGCACGGCTACAGCGTCAACCTGGTGTGCTGCAACGGCTGCGGCGCCTGCGCCAGCCTGGTCCCGGAACTGTTCGCCATGGACGAGGCCGCCGAAAAGCCCGTCCTGCTCCTGGACGAAGCCCCGGCCGCGGCCATCGAGGAGGCCATGGCCTTTTGCCCCCACGACTGCATCGAGATGGACTAG
- a CDS encoding zinc-ribbon domain-containing protein, whose product MRCTKCGTASPDETRFCPVCGHKLQSDRQAGEGEQASPGDPAGRQNGSRLLDFQGWTRPGRGLGPYVEACVLAVILGGGAAACLLTGTVWPLYPLVGLCALVIWLRRL is encoded by the coding sequence ATGCGCTGCACCAAATGCGGGACGGCGAGTCCCGACGAAACACGGTTTTGCCCGGTCTGCGGGCACAAACTCCAATCCGACCGCCAGGCCGGCGAGGGGGAGCAGGCCTCGCCCGGCGACCCGGCCGGCCGCCAGAACGGCTCGCGCCTGCTCGATTTCCAGGGCTGGACCCGGCCGGGCCGGGGGCTCGGACCCTATGTCGAGGCCTGCGTCCTGGCCGTCATCCTGGGCGGCGGCGCCGCGGCCTGCCTGCTCACCGGGACGGTCTGGCCGCTGTATCCGCTGGTGGGGCTGTGCGCCCTGGTGATCTGGCTGCGGCGCCTGTGA
- a CDS encoding arylamine N-acetyltransferase: MGGLYLGDDRFTPVDLDAYCGRLGYDGPREPSLAVLRELHRRHPAAIPFEAVDVFLGRDVAITPAALDAKLLASSGRGGYCFEQNTLFLRALLAMGFAARPLLARSRWRRPSHERVARTHMVVGVRLADGDWLADVGFGACMLTAPLRLGARGAQDTRHEPARLVPANGELRLERLLNGAWTPIFDLSPAPQEFVDIAAANWLIANHPASSFRRHLVVSRTRDDLRHVLVDTRLTVRRAGAAAEHTRLGAGQLEACLRETFGLAVEDRWRPALVALASCPPQD; the protein is encoded by the coding sequence ATGGGCGGCTTGTATCTGGGCGATGACCGGTTCACGCCGGTCGACCTGGACGCCTACTGCGGGCGGCTGGGCTACGACGGCCCCAGGGAACCCAGCCTGGCCGTGCTGCGCGAACTGCATCGCCGCCATCCCGCCGCCATCCCCTTCGAAGCCGTCGACGTGTTTCTGGGCCGGGACGTCGCCATCACCCCGGCGGCATTGGACGCCAAGCTGCTCGCCTCGTCGGGCCGGGGCGGCTACTGCTTCGAGCAAAACACGCTGTTTCTGCGGGCCCTGCTGGCCATGGGCTTCGCGGCGCGGCCCCTGCTCGCCCGGTCCCGCTGGCGACGCCCTTCGCACGAACGGGTGGCGCGCACGCACATGGTCGTGGGCGTTCGGCTGGCCGACGGCGACTGGCTGGCCGACGTCGGCTTTGGCGCCTGCATGCTCACCGCCCCCCTGCGCCTGGGGGCGCGCGGCGCCCAGGACACCCGCCACGAACCGGCGCGCCTGGTGCCGGCCAACGGGGAACTGCGCCTCGAACGGCTCCTGAACGGGGCCTGGACGCCCATTTTCGACCTGTCCCCCGCGCCCCAGGAATTCGTGGACATCGCGGCGGCCAACTGGCTGATCGCCAACCACCCGGCCTCCTCGTTCCGCCGGCACCTGGTGGTGAGCAGGACCCGGGACGACCTGCGCCATGTGCTGGTCGACACGCGCCTGACGGTCCGCCGCGCCGGGGCAGCGGCGGAGCACACGCGGCTTGGGGCCGGCCAGCTCGAGGCCTGCCTGCGGGAGACGTTCGGCCTGGCCGTCGAGGACCGCTGGCGGCCGGCCCTGGTTGCCCTGGCCTCGTGCCCGCCGCAGGACTGA
- a CDS encoding response regulator transcription factor: MRILLVEDDEKIASFIIGGLRQSGFAVDHAANGVDGLHLATTEPYSLAVIDVMLPGLDGLKVIEELRRRGINTPIIILSAKRSVEDRVRGLETGSDDYLSKPFSFSELLARVQALIRRSSSVSEPTRLTVGELSMNLLTREVRRGETAVQLQPREFALLEYFMRNPGKVLSKTMIMEHVWDYHFDPQTNLVDVLVCRLRNKIDRDWEKKMLHTLRGVGYVLKE, encoded by the coding sequence ATGCGCATTCTGCTCGTCGAGGACGACGAGAAAATCGCTTCGTTTATCATCGGCGGCCTGCGCCAGAGCGGCTTCGCCGTGGACCACGCCGCCAACGGCGTGGACGGCCTGCACCTGGCCACCACGGAGCCCTACTCCCTGGCCGTCATCGACGTCATGCTGCCCGGCCTCGACGGCCTCAAGGTCATCGAGGAGCTGCGCCGGCGCGGCATCAACACCCCCATCATCATCCTCTCGGCCAAGCGGTCGGTGGAGGACCGGGTGCGCGGCCTGGAAACGGGCAGCGACGACTACCTGTCCAAGCCGTTCTCCTTTTCCGAGCTCCTGGCCCGGGTCCAGGCGCTGATCCGGCGCTCCTCCAGCGTCTCGGAACCGACCCGGCTCACCGTCGGCGAACTGTCCATGAACCTGCTCACCCGCGAGGTCCGTCGGGGCGAGACGGCCGTGCAGCTCCAGCCCCGGGAATTCGCCCTGCTCGAATACTTCATGCGCAACCCCGGCAAGGTGCTCTCCAAGACCATGATCATGGAGCATGTCTGGGACTACCATTTCGACCCCCAGACCAACCTGGTGGACGTGCTGGTGTGCAGGCTGCGCAACAAGATCGACCGGGACTGGGAGAAAAAGATGCTGCATACCCTGCGCGGGGTCGGGTATGTCCTCAAGGAGTAG
- a CDS encoding ATP-binding protein, which yields MSSRSSVFFRSTTFRLTAQYSLIFISSALILFLLAYSLLSDAVREGDRLAMAQKVREYASVAIKRGLPALVEFVRMEREDFDADEYYLRLDDPSGQPLTQVTPTDAPALPAELPRDLGPAIQWAFLPRPDGEGLIELACRSLPGGATVYMGKDASDRERLLKQFRVIFAGIMALVALVGLAAGFLLARRTLKPIQGLIDTVRAIDTGRMDARVPDEGADNELNELARLFNAMLDKIKSLITGMREALDNVAHDLRTPATRTLAAVEMAASTKNDAESLREALLDCAEETRRMVSMLGILMDISEAETGAMRLHLGRTDMAALVTEMTEIYQYAAEERGVALVVTPMDRLPVVADADRLRQVLGNLLDNAVKYTPAGGRVDVSAWREGGAVAVCVADNGEGIGADDIPRIFERLYRADKSRSKRGLGLGLSLVRAVLYAHGGTIDVKSAPGAGSRFTITLPAAPDFKAAPA from the coding sequence ATGTCCTCAAGGAGTAGCGTTTTTTTCCGTTCGACCACCTTCCGCCTGACCGCCCAGTACTCCCTGATTTTCATTTCGAGCGCCCTGATCCTGTTCCTGCTGGCCTATTCGCTGCTCTCCGACGCCGTGCGCGAGGGCGACCGGCTGGCCATGGCCCAGAAGGTGCGGGAATACGCCTCCGTGGCCATCAAGCGCGGCCTGCCCGCCCTGGTGGAGTTCGTGCGCATGGAGCGCGAGGACTTCGACGCCGACGAATACTACCTGCGCCTGGACGATCCGAGCGGCCAGCCCTTGACCCAGGTGACGCCGACGGACGCCCCGGCCCTGCCGGCCGAGCTGCCCCGCGACCTGGGGCCGGCCATCCAGTGGGCTTTTCTGCCCCGCCCCGACGGCGAAGGCCTCATCGAACTGGCCTGCCGCAGCCTGCCCGGCGGCGCCACGGTGTACATGGGCAAGGACGCCAGCGACCGGGAGCGGCTGCTCAAACAGTTCCGGGTCATCTTCGCCGGCATCATGGCCCTGGTGGCCCTGGTGGGCCTGGCGGCGGGTTTTCTGCTGGCCCGGCGCACCCTCAAGCCCATCCAGGGGCTCATCGACACCGTGCGGGCCATCGACACCGGCCGCATGGACGCCCGGGTGCCCGACGAGGGGGCGGACAACGAACTCAACGAGCTGGCCCGGCTGTTCAACGCCATGCTCGACAAGATCAAAAGCCTGATCACCGGCATGCGCGAGGCCCTGGACAACGTGGCCCACGACCTGCGCACCCCGGCCACCCGCACCCTGGCCGCCGTGGAAATGGCCGCCTCCACCAAAAACGACGCCGAATCCCTGCGCGAGGCCCTGCTCGACTGCGCCGAGGAGACCCGGCGCATGGTCAGCATGCTCGGCATCCTCATGGACATCTCCGAGGCCGAAACCGGGGCCATGCGGCTGCACCTGGGCCGCACGGACATGGCCGCCCTGGTGACGGAGATGACCGAAATCTACCAGTACGCGGCCGAGGAACGGGGAGTGGCCCTGGTCGTGACCCCCATGGACCGGCTGCCGGTGGTGGCCGACGCCGACCGGCTGCGCCAGGTGCTCGGCAACCTGCTGGACAACGCCGTCAAGTACACCCCGGCCGGCGGCCGGGTGGACGTTTCGGCCTGGCGGGAAGGCGGAGCCGTGGCCGTGTGCGTGGCCGACAACGGCGAGGGCATCGGGGCCGACGACATCCCCCGCATCTTCGAGCGCCTCTACCGGGCCGACAAGAGCCGGTCCAAGCGGGGGCTGGGGCTGGGGCTGTCCCTGGTGCGGGCCGTGCTGTACGCCCACGGCGGGACCATCGACGTCAAAAGCGCGCCCGGCGCGGGCAGCCGCTTCACCATCACCCTGCCGGCCGCCCCGGATTTCAAGGCCGCGCCGGCCTAG
- a CDS encoding HDOD domain-containing protein, which produces MNEPDAAAAVPFFFTKQALFDAKRKLWGYEIQGGNEACPELACFADREQVADSLASSSYMGVQHAVERGKKVVAPFDESGLLAKAPYALPAAHGVVKLVGAVKNPAAAAAAARQLQADGYALALEDGAGPPLAPELARLANLLCFDASGGADPRDFLDRAKGRQVILLAARVRGLEQFEALRAAGFTLFQGPFFKEPEILAERKLTSHQMSRFTLLRLIEAEDPDVDALAEGISADVSVSFRLLSYLNSAAFGFSQKIQSIRQAIMILGSVKMRNWLRAVLLADMAQHGDMPRELAELSLQRARFLELVATRYDFWDFHPGSLFLLGLFSLLDAILGLPMAKVTEHLPLEEKLKAALRRETHSEYEPLLELVACIEDADWTRLDQLTQNLGFDLETVKACAGEAMAWSGAFFATQTGPAEPAGPSRRR; this is translated from the coding sequence ATGAACGAACCGGATGCGGCCGCGGCCGTTCCTTTCTTCTTCACCAAGCAGGCCCTTTTCGACGCCAAACGCAAATTGTGGGGCTACGAGATCCAGGGCGGCAACGAGGCCTGCCCGGAGTTGGCCTGCTTCGCCGATCGGGAGCAGGTGGCCGATTCCCTGGCCTCTTCGTCCTACATGGGCGTGCAACACGCCGTGGAGCGCGGCAAGAAGGTCGTGGCCCCCTTCGACGAGTCCGGCCTTTTGGCCAAGGCGCCCTATGCCCTGCCCGCCGCCCACGGGGTGGTCAAGCTGGTGGGCGCGGTCAAAAATCCGGCGGCGGCCGCCGCCGCGGCGCGGCAGTTGCAGGCCGACGGCTACGCCCTGGCCCTGGAGGACGGGGCGGGGCCGCCCCTGGCGCCCGAGTTGGCCCGGCTGGCCAACCTGCTGTGCTTCGACGCATCGGGTGGTGCCGATCCCCGGGATTTCCTGGACCGGGCCAAGGGCCGCCAGGTGATCCTGCTGGCCGCCCGGGTTCGGGGGCTCGAGCAGTTCGAAGCCCTCAGGGCGGCGGGCTTCACCCTGTTCCAGGGCCCTTTTTTCAAGGAGCCCGAAATCCTGGCCGAGCGCAAGCTCACCTCCCACCAGATGAGCCGGTTCACCCTGCTGCGCCTGATCGAGGCCGAGGACCCGGACGTGGACGCCCTGGCCGAAGGCATCTCGGCCGACGTGTCCGTGAGCTTTCGCCTGCTGTCGTACTTAAACAGCGCCGCTTTCGGCTTTTCCCAAAAGATCCAGTCCATCCGCCAGGCCATCATGATCCTGGGCTCGGTCAAGATGCGCAACTGGCTGCGGGCCGTGCTGCTGGCCGACATGGCCCAGCACGGAGACATGCCCCGGGAGCTGGCCGAACTGTCGCTGCAACGGGCGCGGTTCCTGGAACTGGTGGCCACGCGCTACGATTTCTGGGACTTCCATCCGGGGTCGCTGTTTCTGCTGGGCCTTTTCTCGCTGCTCGACGCCATCCTCGGCCTGCCCATGGCCAAGGTGACCGAGCATCTGCCGCTGGAAGAAAAGCTCAAGGCGGCGCTTCGCCGGGAAACGCACAGCGAATACGAGCCGCTGCTCGAGCTTGTGGCCTGTATCGAGGACGCGGACTGGACGCGGCTGGACCAGCTGACGCAGAATCTGGGTTTCGACCTGGAGACGGTCAAGGCCTGCGCCGGCGAGGCCATGGCCTGGAGCGGCGCGTTTTTCGCCACCCAGACCGGCCCTGCCGAACCGGCCGGACCGTCCCGGCGGCGCTGA